Proteins from one Aspergillus nidulans FGSC A4 chromosome VIII genomic window:
- a CDS encoding uncharacterized protein (transcript_id=CADANIAT00001959) — translation MPVSPADNSLIPVPITDTTNTSTLIDYLFASDIFATTWSSVTWSGFEAGPVGLVYSVDRVQDRVDLAASVGAIPISFAESDPVEQILALEPNDVRRGVETVGYEAVDASGAVQSGITLRQSIDVTARHGGIGVVGLFSSGQADIDYGAAYAKKVSVNGGIMLPLQVADEIVPLITSGQAHPSFIVSSVIGIEEAPEYYGRFNQTEESKVVITF, via the exons ATGCCCGTATCCCCTGCCGACAACTCTCTGATCCCCGTTCCCATTACCGacaccaccaacacctcGACATTGATCGACTACCTCTTCGCCTCGGACATCTTCGCCACTACCTGGAGCAGCGTCACCTGGTCGGGCTTTGAAGCCGGCCCAGTCGGTCT GGTTTACAGCGTCGACCGCGTGCAGGACCGTGTCGACCTCGCTGCATCAGTCGGTGCGATCCCCATCAGTTTCGCTGAGTCGGATCCCGTAGAGCAGATTCTCGCCCTTGAGCCAAATGACGTCCGTCGTGGTGTCGAGACAGTGGGCTACGAGGCCGTGGACGCCTCTGGTGCCGTACAATCAGGCATCACGTTGCGCCAATCGATAGACGTCACCGCTCGGCATGGTGGAATCGGAGTTGTAGGACTCTTCTCCTCGGGTCAGGCAGATATCGACTATGGAGCTGCGTATGCTAAGAAGGTCTCTGTGAATGGGGGCATTATGCTTCCGTTGCAGGTTGCCGACGAGATTGTTCCCCTGATTACCTCGGGCCAGGCGCACCCAAGCTTTATTGTCAGCAGCGTCATTGGGATTGAGGAGGCGCCGGAGTATTATGGGCGGTTCAACCAGACGGAGGAGAGTAAGGTTGTTATCACGTTTTGA